From Clarias gariepinus isolate MV-2021 ecotype Netherlands chromosome 2, CGAR_prim_01v2, whole genome shotgun sequence, one genomic window encodes:
- the LOC128540739 gene encoding serine/threonine-protein kinase pim-2-like, producing MKRKRLNLEEESDLQPKMRRGSEEMDVKSEKADPCVEATPSIIIKKREKNRASVPCEGPAVKEKRRTDKEETNVKTEKRADFFSRYILGRLLGKGGCGAVHAGVRKSDGKKVAVKFMRKPRIDTYITLPGDTRRLPLEVALMKLVCEPPRCPLVIELVEWHETSTHVILVLERPEPCTDLFDYCENETMSESMARIITRQVINAAHHCSDRGVFHRDIKAENILLNPRTLEIKLIDFGCGDLLKNTPYTEYAGTTTFCPPEWIVKGEYEAEPATVWGLGVFLYQLLCGEELFSEAKDVVNGHVDFPDHLSEASCSLIKLCLQRDPKRRPTLKQILSHQWFCVQEAREKQ from the exons GTGAAGTCTGAAAAGGCTGACCCCTGTGTAGAGGCTACCCCCTCTATCattataaaaaagagagagaaaaacagggCGTCCGTTCCTTGTGAAGGCCCTGCGGTGAAGGAGAAGAGGAGAACAGATAAGGAAGAGACCAACGTCAAGACTGAAAAGAGAG cAGACTTTTTCAGTCGTTACATTTTGGGCCGTCTGCTGGGGAAAGGAGGATGTGGTGCAGTCCACGCAGGAGTTCGCAAATCAGACGGTAAAAAG GTGGCCGTAAAGTTTATGCGCAAACCTAGAATTGACACCTACATCACCCTC CCTGGGGACACACGCAGACTCCCTCTTGAGGTGGCACTCATGAAGCTCGTGTGCGAGCCACCTCGCTGTCCCTTGGTCATTGAATTGGTGGAATGGCACGAGACATCCACACATGTCATCCTGGTCCTGGAGCGGCCCGAACCCTGCACTGACCTCTTCGACTACTGCGAAAATGAAACTATGTCTGAATCAATGGCTCGCATCATCACACGGCAAGTTATTAACGCTGCACATCACTGTAGTGACCGGGGTGTCTTCCATCGGGACATCAAGGCGGAAAACATTCTGCTGAACCCTCGTACTCTCGAGATAAAGCTGATCGATTTCGGCTGTGGAGATCTGCTGAAGAACACCCCCTACACGGAATATGCAG GCACGACGACTTTCTGTCCACCCGAATGGATCGTCAAAGGAGAGTACGAGGCGGAACCTGCCACCGTCTGGGGTCTTGGTGTATTCCTGTACCAACTGTTATGTGGAGAAGAGCTTTTCAGTGAAGCCAAAGATGTTGTAAATGGCCACGTGGACTTTCCTGATCATCTGTCTGAGG CTTCCTGCAGTCTGATAAAGTTGTGCCTACAACGAGACCCTAAAAGACGACCAACACTCAAGCAGATCCTGTCACATCAGTGGTTCTGTGTTCAGGAGGCCAGGGAGAAACAGTGA